One window of the Eucalyptus grandis isolate ANBG69807.140 chromosome 6, ASM1654582v1, whole genome shotgun sequence genome contains the following:
- the LOC104450523 gene encoding N-glycosylase/DNA lyase OGG1, with protein sequence MTSSSALSPALLLPRSCRHGASSMKELQTLAPISPARLSSLLQTMKRPRRTPPSTPPTPQTIHRLHHHRRRRGEKAVSVGQSLAAETPEWVPLDLAESELSLPLTFPTGQTFRWKRTGPLRFTGAVGPHLVSLKHLEDGDVAYCVHGDRPDGAGARSALLDFLNADIRLGEIWEAFSASDPRFAELARLLRGARVLRQDPLECLVQFLCSSNNNIARITKMVDFISSLGRHLGTVEGLEFYEFPSLDRLLAVSEKDFREAGFGYRAKYIVGTVKALQSKPGGGVEWLTSLRGLDLQDAIAALCTLPGVGSKVAACVALFSLDQHHAIPVDTHVWQIATRYLLPELAGARLTPKLSSQVAEAFVSKYGKYAGWAQTMLFIAELPSQKAIIPSHCLTIQKDKKVER encoded by the exons ATGACGTCGTCGTCCGCTCTTTCTCCTGCCTTGCTTCTCCCTCGCAGTTGCAGGCATGGAGCTTCTTCAATGAAGGAACTCCAAACCCTAGCCCCCATCTCCCCAGCAAGACTCTCCTCTCTCCTACAAACCATGAAGAGACCGAGGCGAACCCCGCCATCCACTCCTCCGACCCCTCAAACGATCCACCGCCTCCATcatcaccgccgccgccgcggcgaaAAAGCCGTCTCAGTCGGCCAGTCGCTCGCCGCCGAAACCCCAGAGTGGGTCccgctcgacctcgccgagtcCGAGCTCTCCTTGCCCCTCACCTTCCCCACCGGCCAGACCTTCAGGTGGAAACGCACCGGGCCCCTCCGCTTCACCGGCGCGGTCGGCCCTCACCTCGTCTCCCTCAAGCACCTCGAGGACGGCGACGTCGCGTACTGCGTGCACGGCGATCGCCCCGACGGCGCGGGAGCTCGGTCAGCGCTGCTGGATTTCCTCAACGCCGACATCCGGCTGGGTGAGATCTGGGAGGCGTTCTCGGCCTCGGATCCGAGGTTCGCCGAGCTGGCGAGGCTACTGCGCGGGGCTCGCGTTCTGAGGCAGGATCCTCTGGAGTGCTTGGTTCAGTTTCTCTGTTCGTCGAATAACAACATCGCGAGGATCACTAAAATGGTGGATTTCATTTCGTCTCTGGGGAGGCATCTGGGGACTGTGGAGGGTTTGGAGTTCTACGAGTTCCCGTCGCTAGACCGGCTTTTGGCCGTCTCTGAGAAAGATTTCAGGGAGGCTGGTTTTGGTTACAG GGCCAAGTATATTGTGGGCACTGTTAAGGCTTTGCAGTCAAAACCTGGCGGAGGTGTGGAGTGGCTTACATCCCTGCGTGGATTGGATCTACAGGATGCTATTGCTGCTCTCTGTACTTTACCTGGAGTTGGTTCTAAAGTCGCAGCGTGCGTAGCTCTCTTCTCTCTTGATCAACATCATGCCATTCCGGTTGATACGCATGTGTGGCAA ATTGCTACCAGGTATCTTTTACCTGAGCTTGCTGGTGCACGACTGACACCCAAGCTCTCTAGCCAAGTAGCGGAGGCTTTTGTGAGCAAGTATGGCAAATATGCCGGTTGGGCTCAGACTATGCTTTTCATTGCTGAGTTACCTTCTCAAAAGGCCATCATACCATCACATTGTCTCACTATCCAGAAAGATAAAAAGGTCGAAAGATAG